One genomic window of Daphnia pulex isolate KAP4 chromosome 12, ASM2113471v1 includes the following:
- the LOC124208678 gene encoding uncharacterized protein LOC124208678 has product MESARKSVSFLFRDVLVGDLYNYYTDKIFKSSILVPSECIHIDQKTIPETERYFFFNQPATFKSSWLGSTNSKLNESLEQDAVDLNLLWFSNFLKTSQSGCCESDENEALVVVFFRVVRRTETLDQQFLDSKLYDYQLESGGWATHLVEHVVYGAELICSMSRPVDWCRETKHSAEENIYLLAKAYFDRIIGPNAINIEPPAELDKISCRILSSLEDVQPTETSFRQSCEFLRDVINFKEDNQPTKLWRPIYIVRRQIPKQIETRILLDKIMDDKLKIERKLHWILSESRRISKHPFLTRIPPMERAIYQFISLLQRTESEIMKFDVNLIARKCLENPQGPQQDKITNDLKAVSDCALLSNMIDWLMRRRSEIDTIHMLFRDTLLDIFDLEDIETRPPSNFDKRARIFILKIDYIPDPLMECIQDLTGVSIEPVFKLPVFPAVSSGRKRLSVMRRTFVEFTEEARWGSNEKNSYHIGLAPASLPMEDGTIKTILYPAVQQQASPRVCLPVYCSGVVEPDKSNPIKQQQQLSPPNGLSHRSNGSIKPPTDSNLSHQKNIEKVNGDSNPVDDEESFFNLIAQFQSQRMNDQRCSFALPSNNHKI; this is encoded by the exons GAGTGCATCCATATCGATCAGAAAACCATTCCCGAAACGGAGCgctactttttcttcaaccAACCGGCCACGTTCAAATCGTCTTGGCTGGGCTCGACCAACTCGAAATTGAATGAGAGTCTTGAACAAGACGCTGTCGACTTGAACCTCCTCTGGTTCTCTAACTTTCTAAAAACTAGTCAGTCAGGGTGTTGTGAAAGCGACGAGAATGAAGCGCTAGTCGTCGTCTTTTTCAGGGTCGTTCGCAGGACCGAAACTCTCGATCAACAATTCCTCGACTCGAAATTGTACGACTATCAGCTGGAGAGCGGCGGATGGGCCACCCATTTGGTGGAACACGTCGTCTACGGAGCAGAGCTCATTTGCTCCATGAGCAGACCTGTCGACTGGTGTCGTGAAACCAAGCACAGCGCCGaggaaaacatttatttgctGGCCAAAGCTTATTTCGATCGAATTATCGGACCCAATGCCATCAACATCGAGCCGCCAGCTGAACTAGACAAAATTTCTTGTCGAATTCTCAGCAGTCTGGAAGATGTCCAACCGACCGAAACTTCGTTCCGACAATCCTGCGAGTTCCTGAGAGACGTCATCAATTTTAAAGAAGATAATCAGCCCACCAAATTATGGCGTCCCATCTACATCGTCCGCCGTCAAATCCCCAAACAGATTGAAACTCGGATTTTACTGGACAAGATTATGGATGACAAGTTGAAGATTGAACGGAAGCTGCACTGGATCTTGTCTGAGAGTCGCAGGATATCCAAGCATCCGTTCCTGACTCGGATCCCGCCAATGGAAAGAGCCATTTATCAGTTCATCAGTTTACTCCAGCGGACAGAGAGCGAGATCATGAAGTTTGACGTCAATCTCATCGCCAGAAAGTGTTTGGAAAACCCCCAAGGCCCCCAGCAAGATAAAATCACCAACGATTTGAAAGCCGTTTCCGATTGTGCTCTTTTGTCCAACATGATCGACTGGTTGATGAGGCGGCGGAGTGAAATCGATACGATTCACATGCTCTTTAGAGACACTCTGCTGGACATATTCGACCTGGAGGACATTGAAACTCGTCCGCCGTCGAATTTTGATAAACGCGCCAGGATATTCATCTTGAAAATTGATTACATTCCAGATCCGCTGATGGAGTGCATCCAGGATTTGACTGGTGTTAGTATAGAGCCGGTGTTCAAACTCCCCGTTTTTCCCGCCGTTTCATCCGGAAGGAAACGTCTTAGTGTGATGAGAAGGACGTTTGTTGAGTTCACGGAAGAGGCTCGATGGGGCTCGAATGAGAAGAATTCCTACCACATAGGACTGGCTCCGGCTTCTTTGCCGATGGAAGACGGAACTATCAAGACTATTTTGTATCCGGCCGTCCAGCAGCAGGCTTCACCCCGAGTGTGTTTGCCGGTGTATTGTTCTGGTGTAGTTGAACCGGACAAAAGTAACCCGAttaaacaacagcagcaattaAGTCCACCCAACGGTTTGTCGCATCGTTCTAATGGTTCCATCAAACCACCCACTGATTCAAATCTAAGTCatcagaaaaatattgaaaag GTTAACGGAGACAGCAATCCTGTGGACGACGAGGagtcatttttcaatttgatcgCTCAGTTCCAGTCACAACGCATGAACGATCAACGATGTTCTTTTGCTCTTCCTAGCAACAATCACAAGATATGA